A genomic window from Lycium barbarum isolate Lr01 chromosome 4, ASM1917538v2, whole genome shotgun sequence includes:
- the LOC132636936 gene encoding 17.6 kDa class I heat shock protein 3-like, producing MSLIPSFFGGRRSNTFDPFSLDMFDPFEGFPFSNTLANTPSSFRETSAFANARIDWKETPQAHVFKVDVPGIKKEEVKVEVEEGGVLQISGERSKEQEEKNDQWHRMERSSGKFMRRFRLPENVKMEGIKAAMENGVLTVTVPKVEEKKPEVKAIDITG from the coding sequence ATGTCTTTGATTCCAAGCTTCTTTGGTGGTCGTAGGAGCAACACCTTTGACCCATTTTCACTCGACATGTTTGATCCATTCGAAGGTTTCCCATTTTCAAACACACTTGCCAATACCCCATCATCTTTTCGTGAAACCTCAGCTTTTGCAAATGCAAGAATCGATTGGAAAGAAACCCCACAAGCTCATGTCTTCAAAGTAGATGTACCAGGGATCAAGAAAGaggaagtgaaagttgaagttGAAGAAGGAGGAGTTTTACAGATCAGTGGTGAGAGAAGTAAAGAGCAAGAAGAGAAGAATGATCAGTGGCATCGTATGGAAAGGAGTAGTGGTAAGTTTATGAGGAGATTTAGGTTGCCTGAGAATGTTAAAATGGAGGGAATTAAAGCTGCTATGGAGAATGGAGTGCTTACTGTTACTGTTCCGAAAGTAGAAGAGAAGAAACCTGAGGTGAAAGCTATTGATATCACTGGTTAA
- the LOC132636937 gene encoding 17.6 kDa class I heat shock protein 3-like has translation MSLIPSFFGGRRSNTFDPFSLDMFDPFEGFPFSNTLANTPSSFRETSAFANARIDWKETPQAHVFKVDVPGIKKEEVKVEIEEGGVLQISGERSKEQEEKNDQWHRMERSSGKFLRRFRLPENVKMEGIKAAMENGVLTVTVPKVEEKRPEVKAIDITG, from the coding sequence ATGTCTTTGATTCCAAGCTTCTTTGGTGGTCGTAGGAGCAACACCTTTGACCCATTTTCACTCGACATGTTTGATCCATTCGAAGGTTTCCCATTTTCAAACACACTTGCCAATACCCCATCATCTTTTCGTGAAACCTCAGCTTTTGCAAATGCAAGAATCGATTGGAAAGAAACCCCACAAGCTCATGTCTTCAAAGTAGATGTACCAGGGATCAAGAAAGAGGAAGTGAAAGTTGAAATTGAAGAAGGAGGAGTTTTACAGATCAGTGGTGAGAGAAGTAAAGAGCAAGAAGAGAAGAATGATCAATGGCATCGTATGGAAAGGAGTAGTGGTAAGTTCTTAAGGAGATTTAGGTTGCCTGAGAATGTTAAAATGGAGGGAATTAAAGCTGCTATGGAGAATGGAGTGCTTACTGTTACTGTTCCTAAAGTAGAAGAGAAGAGACCTGAGGTCAAAGCTATTGATATCACTGGTTAA
- the LOC132636938 gene encoding 17.8 kDa class I heat shock protein-like — translation MSLIPSFFGGRRSNIYDPFSLDIFDPFEGFPLSNTPSSFRETSAFANARIDWKETPQAHVFKVDVPGIKKEEVKVEVEEGGVLQISGERSKEQEEKNDQWHRMERSSGKFLRRFRLPENVKMEGIKAAMENGVLTVTVPKVEEKKPEVKAIDISG, via the coding sequence ATGTCTCTGATTCCAAGCTTCTTTGGTGGTCGTAGGAGCAACATCTACGATCCATTTTCACTCGACATATTTGATCCATTCGAAGGTTTCCCACTTTCAAACACCCCATCATCTTTTCGTGAAACCTCAGCTTTTGCAAATGCAAGAATCGATTGGAAAGAAACACCACAAGCCCATGTCTTCAAAGTAGATGTTCCAGGGATCAAGAAAGaggaagtgaaagttgaagttGAAGAAGGAGGAGTTTTACAGATTAGTGGTGAGAGAAGTAAAGAGCAAGAAGAGAAGAATGATCAATGGCATCGTATGGAAAGGAGTAGTGGTAAGTTCTTAAGGAGATTTAGGTTGCCTGAGAATGTTAAAATGGAGGGAATTAAAGCTGCTATGGAGAATGGAGTGCTTACTGTTACTGTTCCTAAAGTAGAAGAGAAGAAACCTGAAGTGAAAGCTATTGATATCTCTGGTTAA